One window of Thiovulum sp. ES genomic DNA carries:
- a CDS encoding GTP-binding protein YchF (PFAM: GTPase of unknown function; Protein of unknown function (DUF933)~TIGRFAM: GTP-binding protein YchF~IMG reference gene:2508610373_SP): protein MGLSIGIVGLPNVGKSTTFNALTKTQNAEAQNYPFCTIEPNKAIVPVPDTRLDELSKIVNPERVQHATVEFVDIAGLVKGASKGEGLGNKFLSNIRETEVILHMVRCFEDGNITHVEGEIDPIRDIEIIELELLFADLETLQRRKEKSTKQAKFDKDARKELDLIDKLLSHLEENQPVRTFEDRESDDFKKLDIALRFLTNKDVIYGTNVDEDGLSEDNDFVKKVKEYSEKVGAETIKLCAKVEEELVGLDEDEAQEFLESMGATESSLNQIIRRGFQKLGLITYFTAGVKEVRAWTIEDGWLAPKSASVIHNDFEKGFIRAEVIGYNDYIKYGGESKSKENGAMRLEGKEYRVKDGDVMHFRFNV, encoded by the coding sequence ACAACTTTTAATGCACTAACAAAAACACAAAATGCAGAAGCACAAAATTATCCATTTTGCACAATTGAGCCAAACAAGGCAATTGTTCCTGTTCCAGACACGAGACTTGACGAACTCTCAAAAATTGTCAATCCTGAACGAGTCCAACACGCAACAGTTGAATTTGTTGATATTGCGGGACTTGTCAAAGGAGCGAGTAAAGGTGAAGGATTAGGAAACAAATTCCTCTCAAATATTCGTGAAACTGAAGTTATTTTACACATGGTGAGATGTTTTGAAGATGGAAATATTACACATGTTGAGGGTGAAATAGATCCAATTCGAGATATTGAAATTATTGAACTTGAGCTTCTTTTTGCTGATTTAGAGACTTTGCAAAGACGAAAAGAGAAATCTACAAAACAGGCAAAATTTGATAAAGATGCGAGAAAAGAGCTTGACCTCATCGACAAATTACTTTCTCATTTAGAAGAAAATCAGCCCGTGAGAACTTTTGAAGATCGAGAGAGCGATGATTTCAAAAAACTTGATATTGCACTTCGGTTTTTAACAAACAAAGATGTGATTTACGGTACAAATGTTGATGAAGATGGTCTAAGTGAAGATAATGATTTTGTAAAAAAAGTCAAAGAGTATTCCGAAAAAGTTGGTGCTGAAACAATTAAATTGTGTGCAAAAGTTGAAGAAGAGCTTGTTGGACTTGATGAAGATGAAGCTCAAGAATTTCTAGAATCAATGGGTGCGACTGAATCTAGTTTAAATCAGATTATTCGGAGAGGTTTCCAAAAACTTGGACTTATCACATATTTTACGGCTGGAGTAAAAGAGGTTCGAGCTTGGACAATTGAAGATGGCTGGTTAGCTCCAAAATCCGCTTCTGTAATTCACAATGATTTTGAAAAAGGTTTTATCCGTGCTGAAGTAATTGGATACAACGACTATATTAAATATGGTGGAGAAAGCAAATCCAAAGAAAATGGAGCGATGAGGTTAGAGGGAAAAGAGTATCGTGTAAAAGATGGCGATGTCATGCATTTCCGTTTTAATGTTTAA